CACGTCCACACTGTCCATGGATCTGGCGGTTAGTGTCATTCCCTGATGCTGTCGTGCACATGCTAATCTCAGATCTTAGCGTTCTCCATGGATGCCACTGGCGACATTCTGAAGACTGCTGACTGTACCTCTTGCGCTGTTACCCAGGACAAGTCCGCCTACTGGACCCCGGCCTTGTACTTCATGCACGAGAACGGCACTGCCCAGATCGTCGAGGAAGTTGGTGGCATGCTTGCGTAAGAGCCCTGTGCCCTGGTTTTGTTTTATCAAGTCTTAACTGGTTTTGCCTGCTAGGTACTACCTCTTGTACGGCGACAATGTCCAGGCTTTCCCTGAGGGATTCCGCATGGTTGCCGGTGATCCCTTCCAGCGTAACTTCACTTGGCCCATCCCCGACCCCCCCAAGTCGGAGTGGACTGGTGACCAGGCCTCCCAGGCGGCCCTGAAGCAAAAGGCCCTTGGATTCAACTGCTTGAACTACAACAAGCAAGCCGAAGCCTCTCTCGGTCGTCACTTCTTGCCCAACAAGACCTATCTGGATGAGCACTGCACTGATGGTGTTCGCTTCGAGATGATGTTCCCGTCTTGCTGGAACGGCAAGGACGTCGACAGCGATGACCATGCCTCGCACGTTGCCTACCCTTCGCTGGTCATGGACGGTACCTGCCCGGAGGGCTTCGAGAAACGCAtcgtttctcttttcttcgaGACTATCTGGAACACCTACGCCTTCAAGGACTATGAGGGTTACTTCGTCTTGTCCACTGGTGACCCGACCGGATTCGGTTACCACGGTGACTTCATGCACGGCTGGGACCAGGACACTTTGGAGGCTGCAGTCAAGCAGTGCACCAACCCCTCCGGTGAAATTCAGGACTGTCCTCTGTTCGACATCCAGAGCGAATCTGATGAGCAGCAGTGCAAGTTCGAGATGCCCGATGAGCTgaaggacgaggaagaggaggtcGAGATTTGCACCACCGGTCTTGTCAACGGCTTGGCCGTCGAGTGGGGTCCTCAGTACGCCTTCCCCATCTCGTACACCACTTCTACCAGCGCCAGCGCCCCCGGTGTCTCTGTGTCCGCCTCGCTCGGTCTCGACCTCAACATTGGTGGCTTGTTCGGCAACCTCTTCGCTGGGTCGAGCAGCGCTACCCCCACCCCCTCAGCCGAGCCCAGCTCCTCCACCCCGGTTGCGGACAGCTCTAACGCCGCTGCCAACTTGGTCGCTTCCACTCCCCAGTCGACTTCCACTCCGTCCAGCACCCCAACTCCCACCCCTACACCTACTTCCACGACTCCAACTTGGACTCCGACTCCCACCTCGTCTTTCATCTCGGGTGTTGTCCAGGAGGACACCGTCATCTACGCGCAGGAAGTCCAGGTCTTGGTTGACCAGGACAACAAGCCCATCGAGACCGAGACTGGTAGCTTGGTGACTCTCTCCACTtccaccacta
This sequence is a window from Aspergillus chevalieri M1 DNA, chromosome 5, nearly complete sequence. Protein-coding genes within it:
- a CDS encoding DUF1996 domain-containing protein (COG:S;~EggNog:ENOG410PKQH;~InterPro:IPR018535;~PFAM:PF09362) — translated: MTRSSRLNVGFVSYLAAFAGMADAFWRMPCRGRTGLARLDPLMDPGKPSYHVHTVHGSGAFSMDATGDILKTADCTSCAVTQDKSAYWTPALYFMHENGTAQIVEEVGGMLAYYLLYGDNVQAFPEGFRMVAGDPFQRNFTWPIPDPPKSEWTGDQASQAALKQKALGFNCLNYNKQAEASLGRHFLPNKTYLDEHCTDGVRFEMMFPSCWNGKDVDSDDHASHVAYPSLVMDGTCPEGFEKRIVSLFFETIWNTYAFKDYEGYFVLSTGDPTGFGYHGDFMHGWDQDTLEAAVKQCTNPSGEIQDCPLFDIQSESDEQQCKFEMPDELKDEEEEVEICTTGLVNGLAVEWGPQYAFPISYTTSTSASAPGVSVSASLGLDLNIGGLFGNLFAGSSSATPTPSAEPSSSTPVADSSNAAANLVASTPQSTSTPSSTPTPTPTPTSTTPTWTPTPTSSFISGVVQEDTVIYAQEVQVLVDQDNKPIETETGSLVTLSTSTTTTTDVISTAVSMVTEAPRKRHYHGRHHRRNNF